A single genomic interval of Cucumis sativus cultivar 9930 chromosome 5, Cucumber_9930_V3, whole genome shotgun sequence harbors:
- the LOC101213448 gene encoding SKP1-like protein 21 isoform X1 translates to MSESAMAVVKPEMKSYIWLQTADGSIQQVEEEVAMFCPMICREILQTGMGSSKNYAISLPQRVNPAILGLILDYCRFHQVPGRSNKERKTFDEKFIRMDTKKLCELTSAADSLQLKPLVDLTSRALARIIEGKTPEEIRETFHLPDDLTEEEKLEPLRNITDDPRIRLLNRLYARKRKELREREKLKNVEIEERVDDRSVDDLLSFINGGDGDSKAVKTNKNKKKNRRRKDQQKDSSSTTNENGNHDKIEELDALPSCCQNNEFNQILGASPSRTVKSQDSAAAMYSSKIEFDDADIYDDLDPAMKEELDREVEDFARRLNSDWPERVQEILSLGQERNLVTVLTGNGSSPRFTKQVLIGGSSLPVGVQR, encoded by the exons ATGTCTGAAAGTGCTATGGCGGTAGTCAAACCAGAG ATGAAGTCTTACATCTGGCTTCAAACTGCTGATGGCTCAATACAacaagttgaagaagaggTTGCTATGTTTTGCCCAATGATTTGTCGGGAAATACTACAAACAGGGATGGGATCCTCCAAAAATTATGCAATATCTCTTCCACAGCGAGTGAATCCAGCTATATTAGGTTTAATTCTTGACTATTGCAGGTTTCATCAAGTACCAGGTCGCTCCAATAAG GAGCGTAAAACATTTGATGAGAAATTCATTCGCATGGATACGAAAAAGCTGTGTGAGTTGACGTCTGCTGCTGACAGTCTCCAATTGAAACCTTTGGTTGATCTAACTAGTCGAGCACTTGCACGAATTATTGAAGGAAAGACTCCAGAGGAGATAAGGGAGACATTTCATCTACCTGATGATCTCACAGAG GAGGAAAAGCTGGAGCCCTTACGAAACATAACAGATGATCCACGCATTCGGCTCTTAAATAGATTATATGCACGGAAGAGGAAAGAattaagagaaagagagaaactGAAG AATGTTGAGATCGAGGAGCGTGTGGATGATAGATCAGTGGATGACCTTTTGTCTTTTATAAATGGAGGAGATGGAG ATTCAAAGGCagttaaaacaaacaaaaacaaaaagaaaaatcggAGGAGAAAAGATCAACAGAAGGATTCTTCTTCAACCACCAATGAAAATGGGAACCATGATAAAATAGAG GAGTTGGATGCTCTTCCTTCTTGTTGCCAGAATAACGAGTTTAACCAGATTTTGGGGGCATCTCCGAGTAGAACTGTGAAATCACAGGATTCAGCAGCTGCCATGTATTCATCAAAGATTGAGTTCGATGATGCTGATATTTATGATGATCTAGATCCTGCTATGAAAGAGGAACTTGATAG GGAAGTAGAAGACTTTGCTAGAAGATTGAATTCAGATTGGCCGGAAAGAGTGCAAGAAATTTTATCGCTAGGCCAAGAAAGAAACTTGGTGACAGTATTAACTGGCAACGGTTCATCGCCCAGATTCACAA AACAGGTGCTGATAGGAGGTAGTAGTCTTCCTGTCGGTGTTCAGAGGTAG
- the LOC101213448 gene encoding SKP1-like protein 21 isoform X2 yields the protein MSESAMAVVKPEMKSYIWLQTADGSIQQVEEEVAMFCPMICREILQTGMGSSKNYAISLPQRVNPAILGLILDYCRFHQVPGRSNKERKTFDEKFIRMDTKKLCELTSAADSLQLKPLVDLTSRALARIIEGKTPEEIRETFHLPDDLTEEEKLEPLRNITDDPRIRLLNRLYARKRKELREREKLKNVEIEERVDDRSVDDLLSFINGGDGDSKAVKTNKNKKKNRRRKDQQKDSSSTTNENGNHDKIEELDALPSCCQNNEFNQILGASPSRTVKSQDSAAAMYSSKIEFDDADIYDDLDPAMKEELDREVEDFARRLNSDWPERVQEILSLGQERNLVTVLTGNGSSPRFTSADRR from the exons ATGTCTGAAAGTGCTATGGCGGTAGTCAAACCAGAG ATGAAGTCTTACATCTGGCTTCAAACTGCTGATGGCTCAATACAacaagttgaagaagaggTTGCTATGTTTTGCCCAATGATTTGTCGGGAAATACTACAAACAGGGATGGGATCCTCCAAAAATTATGCAATATCTCTTCCACAGCGAGTGAATCCAGCTATATTAGGTTTAATTCTTGACTATTGCAGGTTTCATCAAGTACCAGGTCGCTCCAATAAG GAGCGTAAAACATTTGATGAGAAATTCATTCGCATGGATACGAAAAAGCTGTGTGAGTTGACGTCTGCTGCTGACAGTCTCCAATTGAAACCTTTGGTTGATCTAACTAGTCGAGCACTTGCACGAATTATTGAAGGAAAGACTCCAGAGGAGATAAGGGAGACATTTCATCTACCTGATGATCTCACAGAG GAGGAAAAGCTGGAGCCCTTACGAAACATAACAGATGATCCACGCATTCGGCTCTTAAATAGATTATATGCACGGAAGAGGAAAGAattaagagaaagagagaaactGAAG AATGTTGAGATCGAGGAGCGTGTGGATGATAGATCAGTGGATGACCTTTTGTCTTTTATAAATGGAGGAGATGGAG ATTCAAAGGCagttaaaacaaacaaaaacaaaaagaaaaatcggAGGAGAAAAGATCAACAGAAGGATTCTTCTTCAACCACCAATGAAAATGGGAACCATGATAAAATAGAG GAGTTGGATGCTCTTCCTTCTTGTTGCCAGAATAACGAGTTTAACCAGATTTTGGGGGCATCTCCGAGTAGAACTGTGAAATCACAGGATTCAGCAGCTGCCATGTATTCATCAAAGATTGAGTTCGATGATGCTGATATTTATGATGATCTAGATCCTGCTATGAAAGAGGAACTTGATAG GGAAGTAGAAGACTTTGCTAGAAGATTGAATTCAGATTGGCCGGAAAGAGTGCAAGAAATTTTATCGCTAGGCCAAGAAAGAAACTTGGTGACAGTATTAACTGGCAACGGTTCATCGCCCAGATTCACAA GTGCTGATAGGAGGTAG
- the LOC101214020 gene encoding short-chain dehydrogenase TIC 32, chloroplastic — MWLFRRKGPSGFSSSSTAEEVTDGIDGTGLTAIVTGASSGIGSETARVLALRGVHVIMGVRNLEAGRNVRETIVKENPSAKIDAMELDLSSMVSVRKFASDYQSSGFPLNILINNAGIMATPFGLSKDNIEVQFATNHIGHFLLTNLLLENMKKTAAESKKEGRIVNVSSEAHRYTYPEGIRFDGINDELRYNKMQAYGQSKLSNILHANELTRRFKEEGLNITANSLHPGIITTNLFRHFNYGNGIVNTVGKIMFKNVQQGAATTCYVALHPQVKGVSGEYFMNSNVHKATQHGQDMDLAKKLWEFTTNLLK, encoded by the exons ATGTGGTTATTCAGAAGAAAAGGGCCATCAGGATTTTCGTCTTCTTCCACTGCCGAGGAAGTTACTGATGGAATCGATGGCACTGGTCTTACCGCCATTGTTACAG GAGCATCAAGCGGTATTGGCTCTGAAACTGCACGTGTTCTCGCATTACGTGGAGTCCATGTCATTATGGGTGTTAGGAATTTAGAAGCTGGTAGAAATGTCAGAGAAACCATCGTGAAGGAGAATCCCTCTGCAAAAATTGATGCCATGGAGTTAGATCTTAGCTCCATGGTGTCTGTAAGAAAATTTGCCTCAGATTACCAGTCGTCTGGGTTTCCACTTAACATCCTCAT TAACAATGCAGGAATAATGGCAACCCCTTTTGGACTTTCAAAAGATAACATAGAGGTGCAATTTGCGACAAACCACATAG GCCATTTCCTTTTGACAAATCTACTTTtggaaaatatgaagaaaactGCCGCTGAAAgtaagaaagaaggaagaattgTAAATGTCTCCTCTGAAGCTCATCGTTACACATATCCTGAAGGCATCCGATTCGATGGAATTAATGATGaattaag GTATAACAAAATGCAGGCTTATGGCCAGTCAAAGTTATCTAATATTCTGCATGCCAATGAACTTACCAGACGTTTCAAG GAAGAAGGTTTAAACATAACCGCAAACTCACTCCACCCGGGGATAATCACCACAAATCTTTTCCGACACTTCAATTATGGCAATG GTATAGTAAACACCGTCGGCAAAATCatgtttaaaaatgttcaaCAG GGTGCAGCAACAACCTGCTATGTGGCATTGCATCCACAAGTAAAGGGAGTGAGTGGtgaatattttatgaatagtAACGTACACAAGGCAACCCAACATGGCCAGGATATGGACTTGGCTAAGAAACTTTGGGAGTTTACCACCAATTTACTCAAATAA
- the LOC101213775 gene encoding short-chain dehydrogenase TIC 32, chloroplastic isoform X2 has protein sequence MWFVSRKGPSGFSASSTAEEVTQGINGTGLTAIVTGASSGIGTETARVLALRGVHVVMAVRNVATGREVQEAIIKENPTAKVDTMELDLSSMASVRNFASNFKSSGLPLNILVNNAGVMASPFLLSKDKIELQFATNHVGHFLLTNLLLETLKKTAKNSEREGRIVNVSSRRHQFSYREGIRFDKINDQSGYNGLSAYGQSKLANILHASELARQLKEEGVKITANSLHPGAIPTNLFRYHNLINGSSDNMLCCIASTNQWDQWPVFC, from the exons ATGTGGTTTGTTAGCAGGAAGGGGCCATCTGGGTTCTCAGCTTCTTCCACGGCTGAAGAAGTTACACAAGGAATCAATGGAACTGGCCTCACAGCCATTGTTACAG GTGCTTCAAGTGGCATTGGCACTGAAACTGCTCGTGTTCTTGCATTGCGCGGAGTACATGTAGTAATGGCGGTTAGAAATGTAGCAACTGGTAGGGAGGTTCAAGAAGCCATTATCAAGGAAAACCCAACTGCTAAAGTTGACACCATGGAGCTGGACCTGAGCTCAATGGCATCTGTTAGGAATTTTGCTTCAAATTTCAAGTCCTCAGGTCTTCCACTGAATATTCTTGT TAATAATGCAGGAGTCATGGCTTCCCCCTTCTTGCTCTCGAAGGACAAGATAGAATTGCAGTTTGCAACAAACCATGTGG gacattttcttttgacaaatCTACTGTTGGAGACATTGAAAAAGACAGcaaaaaatagtgaaagagaaggaaggatTGTCAATGTCTCGTCACGACGGCACCAATTTTCGTATCGTGAAGGCATCCGATTTGACAAAATCAATGATCAATCAGG CTATAACGGTCTATCTGCATATGGTCAATCAAAGCTTGCTAATATTTTGCATGCTTCCGAACTTGCAAGACAGCTGAAG GAAGAAGGGGTGAAGATCACTGCAAATTCACTACATCCTGGAGCCATTCCTACCAACCTATTTCGTTATCATAACCTCATCAACG GGAGCAGCGACAACATGCTATGTTGCATTGCATCAACAAATCAATGGGATCAGTGGCCAGTATTTTGCTGA
- the LOC101213775 gene encoding short-chain dehydrogenase TIC 32, chloroplastic isoform X1 has protein sequence MWFVSRKGPSGFSASSTAEEVTQGINGTGLTAIVTGASSGIGTETARVLALRGVHVVMAVRNVATGREVQEAIIKENPTAKVDTMELDLSSMASVRNFASNFKSSGLPLNILVNNAGVMASPFLLSKDKIELQFATNHVGHFLLTNLLLETLKKTAKNSEREGRIVNVSSRRHQFSYREGIRFDKINDQSGYNGLSAYGQSKLANILHASELARQLKEEGVKITANSLHPGAIPTNLFRYHNLINGFLGVLGKHVMKNVQQGAATTCYVALHQQINGISGQYFADSNIAKANSQANDSELAKRLWDFTQKLVSSGLQTP, from the exons ATGTGGTTTGTTAGCAGGAAGGGGCCATCTGGGTTCTCAGCTTCTTCCACGGCTGAAGAAGTTACACAAGGAATCAATGGAACTGGCCTCACAGCCATTGTTACAG GTGCTTCAAGTGGCATTGGCACTGAAACTGCTCGTGTTCTTGCATTGCGCGGAGTACATGTAGTAATGGCGGTTAGAAATGTAGCAACTGGTAGGGAGGTTCAAGAAGCCATTATCAAGGAAAACCCAACTGCTAAAGTTGACACCATGGAGCTGGACCTGAGCTCAATGGCATCTGTTAGGAATTTTGCTTCAAATTTCAAGTCCTCAGGTCTTCCACTGAATATTCTTGT TAATAATGCAGGAGTCATGGCTTCCCCCTTCTTGCTCTCGAAGGACAAGATAGAATTGCAGTTTGCAACAAACCATGTGG gacattttcttttgacaaatCTACTGTTGGAGACATTGAAAAAGACAGcaaaaaatagtgaaagagaaggaaggatTGTCAATGTCTCGTCACGACGGCACCAATTTTCGTATCGTGAAGGCATCCGATTTGACAAAATCAATGATCAATCAGG CTATAACGGTCTATCTGCATATGGTCAATCAAAGCTTGCTAATATTTTGCATGCTTCCGAACTTGCAAGACAGCTGAAG GAAGAAGGGGTGAAGATCACTGCAAATTCACTACATCCTGGAGCCATTCCTACCAACCTATTTCGTTATCATAACCTCATCAACG GTTTTCTTGGTGTTCTGGGTAAACATGTCATGAAGAATGTACAACAG GGAGCAGCGACAACATGCTATGTTGCATTGCATCAACAAATCAATGGGATCAGTGGCCAGTATTTTGCTGACAGTAACATAGCCAAAGCAAATTCACAAGCTAATGATAGTGAATTGGCAAAGAGACTGTGGGATTTCACCCAGAAGTTGGTATCTAGTGGTTTACAAACTCCTTAA